The window CCGTCGGGGAACGCTTTGCAGGACAAATTGTATTCGTCGTTCTCGTTGTAGTGCTTACATCTCAGACAGTCCGGGGCTGGTCCGTAAGTCATCGGTTATTACCTCCTATTGTTTTCCAACGAGTTATAAAAAGTTGTGTGTATATTTTACACCCTTTCCCTCCAGTTAGGATACCCCGGCCCCCGTGTATAGGGGGTCCTATTTCCAGCTTAACTGCTCGACAGCTCTAGCGAGGTCGTCCTGGCTGGGCATGGTATACCTCGTAACCATCGCTAAATTCGGAGTTCCGTCCTTTTTCGTGTGACCAGCGAGCCGTGCAATAACATCGAGGGGAACATTACGGACAGCCAGCTCGTGACAAAAGCTGTGGCGTAGAATGTGGGGTGTAACTTCGATACCAGTTAATAGACTGTATTTAGCGAGAATAAACTGGACCGCTCGCGGAGTCATCTTAGGGGACCGCTGGGTAATAAAGACGTAATGGCTGTCGCTCTGTCGCTCCGAGAGGTAATCCTGGAGGACTTTCCGTGCGTCGAGGTTAAGCGGTATCACACGATATTTCCCGCCTTTACCGTTCTGGACGATAAGTTGTCCTTTACGTTCCCCTAATTGGACATCGCGTAATCGGAGGTCGCAAAGTTCCTGTACCCTTATTCCGGTATGTAACAGCACGGTTATTATCGCCAGTTCCCGAGCATTACCGTGTTTACGAACTGCACGGACGAGAGTGTTCTGCTCGTTACGTGACAACCATTTCGGAGCTGTCTGCTGGACGGTGACAGGGTCCACGTTATCGCATGGGTTATCGGGAATAACACCCTGGTTAACTAACCAGCGATAATATACGGATAAATGAACCAAGTTAAGCGACACGGTCCGGGGTTTATAATGCTGCGACGCCCATCGCTTAAAGTTCGCTACGTCTAACTGCGTAACCTCTTGCCCATCCGTTAATTCTCCCGTCTCTGATTGTATCCACCGGTAAAAACGGTTCCAATCGGACCGGTACTGTCTGAGAGTAAGTTCACTTTTCCCCTGCTGCCTGAGACTTTCAATAAACTGCTCGAACATTATGCCCACGACCTCCTTACATATACGACGAGATTTTTCCCGATTACTCGTGCCTATTCCCTGGGTTTATGGCTATATTATACCATAATTTCATCGTATATTGCGATGAAGTACGATAAGGGGAGGGGCTTTAACAGGACCATAAACAGCAGTCCAGAGGTTGTTTCCCTACTTTGGGCGACGGGGTTCCGAATCGATACAATATCAAATGAGAGGCAGCGGTCCCGTAGTTATGTCAGCCGAACCCCCCCGAAATCCTGGAGAGGGGACGCGGTCGGTGTCTGTCGCGGGTGTTTAAACTTTTCCGTGTTAACGGCGAAAGCCAGTTAGTTAGTGTCCCTCAACGATTCCCAGAATCGCCAGCATAACCCGTAACAAAATAAAGACCTCCGGGCTGCTGTCGCAAGTGACAGTTATTAGGCTGGGAGAGGACACACTAAGCCTGTTTTTTAGAAAACTGAAGTGGGGTCAAAATTGGGGTCATCATTGAGTGGAATGTTCATTTTTTTAAGTCTTCTCCGTCTCCGTCTCTCAGCTTCTTTCTCCGGGTCGTACTTTCGCTTTTTCCGTTTCTTTTTCTTAAGGGGCGAGGCAGCCTTAGCCTTTTCCTCGGCTAGACTAATCGTTTTTTGCTGTTCCTCTTGCTCCCTGTCCCATGAATCATCGTTTTCCGGGTTTTCCTCAGATTGGGCTGCAAACAAATGCTGAACCCTTTGCTCATTTTCATAATCATCTTCGACCTGAGCAAGGGTCCGTTTTTTGTAATTATATTGCCAACTTGATTGAGTCAAGGCGTCAGAACTTAAGGCATCCTCACGAAAAGTTTCTAGTTTCTTTTTGATACTGAACCTAGCCCTGCGAACTTGCTCCCTATGATTGAACCCCATAAGCTCTGCAAGTTCAGAATTACTGGCATCAGGGTTTTCGTACAGGATTGCAAGCAGTTTCCTTTCTTTCGCTGTTAGGGAAGGTTCTTCAATCATTTGGTCAATTAATAGCTTATCCGTAACCTGTTTCTCGGGATTGAAATCGCTTGGGTATTTATCCTCAAACCCATCGGGAAAACGGCTAGCCTCTCGCTCAAAGTACCCTTGTTTTGTTCCAAGATTCATTCTAATGAAATCATACCCACGGCCATACAGCTTTTTATCGACTTGTTCATAAAGGTAAAACTTTGAATTGCAGCTATAAAACTCAATAACTTTCTGAGTTTCTTCCCAAAAATAACTTTCAAAATCTTCTTTTGTAAACCACCACTTTGACCAATTAATCCAGTAGTGCTTGGCCCACTTCCTCACACACCACTCAAACCGCCTTAGGAGCTTGTTCATATTGTCCTCGGTTTCCTCGTCGTTCCAAACATCATAAGCCTTTTCAATAGAGAGAATTAAATTCACCTTGCCGGGAGAGTACACACTTTTAATACGACGGAGCCTGTCATCCTCCTGTTCGCGTGCCTCCTCTCGCTGAAGTGCAAAGTATTGGTCTATCCCTACGGCCTTAATATACTCTCCTTTATTTTCTTCCCTATCTATGATTATTGAACCGTCTTTCTTGGGAACCCATGCTTTCACCTAGAAATTCCCTCCCAAAATAATTAAAAAATATCTTAAATACTGTGTCATTCATTCGAAATTAGTGGTACTAGATAACGTAAGGTCGGGTTTGGTATATATACACACGATATAACGGTACTCGCTTTAACTGAATACTGACTTTATACGATATAGGACCAGGAAGTAACTCCGGTCCTGGTGACAGTTATTCGCCTGCATACTGCACCACTATAATACCGCCCCTCGCTCCAGTACAGTACAGGTAAACTATGGGGTTAATTTTTAATGTGGGGCCGGTCGTAAATGTCCACTGCACAATTTCAATAGAAAAAAAAGGACGCCCGCACAGAGCCAGCGTCCAGGGACGATGTTTACTCCTTGTTCTTATACCCCTTTCGGAGTAGGTCCAGAGGGCTTTTATCCTTGTCCTTATCGTTGTCGTAGGCCACCGGTTCATTTTTAACACCCTTACTGTCCTGCTCGGCCTGCTGCTTGTCGTGCAGTTCCTTGAATCCTTGCATTAACAGAATGAGCGGGTTCTCATGTTTAGCCATTATGCTTGTCCTCCTTGTATTTTTTCAGCAGGTCTAGTTTCCTAAATGCCTCGCCCTCCGGGAGCAGCTCTCCGGTCTGTTCGAATAACTGGACGAAAGCTGGAAGGTGGCCGTGATATGCTCTGTTTATCTCGTATTCCGTCGGGGCAATATGGTCGTTACCGTATGTCGAGGTAAGGTTAACCTTCGGTAATCCGTAGAAACTCTCTCGAACATCGACACCGGCGATTCTAGCAGCCTCTACGTATTGGGAGTTAATCTCTGCTGCTCTGGCCCTAGGTTCATTCAGAAACCGGATAAACAATAAATACCGGGCTTTAAACTCTCTCGCCTCGGTGGTGAGGTCCTGGCTTTCCTTCCTGGCCTCCCTGATAACCTCGTCTTTGAGCTTTTCCAATTCCGGGAGCAGTTCCCGCAGTCTTTCGTCCCGGACGTTCTGGGCGACGGTAATCCTGGCCTTAATGTTATTAAGCTCTGATTCGTCGGACTCTCGCTGGTTAACCAATTTCGTAACGGCTGCTTTACTGGCTGCTGACTTTTTGTCGAAGTCGTTCCGGACTGCCCGTTCATACCTTGGTTGGAAGAACGCGATTCTTTCTTCAATCTCGCCTTTCTGTTCCTCCAGGTCGCGAATGATTTGATTGTAGTGGTCCCGGACCTGTTTAAATTCCGTCATTTTCTTGTCGAAGTTCAAGCTCATTTGTTTTCCTCCTTTTCGTCTTTTTGTTCTCTTTCGATTAACTCCAGTTCTTGTTCGAGCTGCCGAATCTCCGCATCTATCGCCTCGTTCGATCTGTCGTCTTTCGGGGGACCGGGCCGAGCAGTGACGTCAATCTCTGACTTCATCAGCCCTAGAGTTTTTAAATACAGCTCTATCGATTTGTTGCTGCCTTGAATCGCTTTTTTCTGTAGTACCTGGAGGACCTGCGGAAGACTATCTCCCAACAGTTGAACTGCTCGTCTACGATATTCAGCCTGGAAAGCGGGGAGCTGCCTCCAGCGTTGCAGCGTCCTTTCCGATACCTCGCAAGCCTGGGCAATCTCTGAGAATTTAAGTCCTTTTAGGTCCTTGGCGAGCAGTAGCTCAATTGCCATTAATTGCGGGAGGGTCAGATCCTCCGTTTTACTCGGCATTTTTTGCATCGTTCTTCCGTCCCTCCTTTCCAAAATGGTCCAACATCGCCAGAACCGTAAGGACCGCATCGTCCACGGCGTAAACCTTCCTGATTCTGGCCTCCAGGTCGGGCGTTATCGGTTTAATTCCGTTCTCAATAAATGACAGTTGGGTAATGCTGATTCCGAGCCGTTCACTAAATTCTTTTTGTTTCAGTTGCTTCGAAACTCGTAACAATCTAATTAATCCGCCTGTTAAACGCATCCTTTAACCCCTCCTATTGAAAAAAGATATTAAGTATGGGCATTAAAAAACACTCGCCAGGGGCGGGATGCTTATTCGGCAGCAGTCCCACGTTCCCCGTGACGAGTGCTTTTATGAAAAGGAGGAAAAGTCCAGGACCCAGACCCTCTCTCACTTTATAAGTGGGCCGGGGCCAGTAAATACAAGCTGTCGGTTAAAAATATAAAAAAGGACGTCAACTCCGAGAGCCGACGCCCTAATCCTAATCTAGCTTTAACCGAGGAAACTTATAATTTACCGTATCGGTTAATATATCGTAAAATATTAAAATCTGCTGACCGCTGGAGTCCGTAAGTAATTTCCCGTGTGGCATTAAAGGGAAATCATCAATGTCGAATTTATCAATATCAAACCTCTCCTGGATGTAATTGTTGACCATTTTAGCAGGATTGCTTTTGTTAGAGTCGATAAGCATTAGTTTGCCTTTGCCTTCCTTACCCGTTTTTTCTGCGGGGCCAGAGTGTTTAACGGAGAGGCGAGTGTGTGCTGCTGGCGTAAATCTCCCTGGGTAAGGGCAACATAACGTCGAGTCATCGTCAAGTCAGCATGGCCCATTAGTCGTTGAAGGGATAAAGCGTGTCCTCCGTTCCTCAAATATTGGAGGGCGAAAGCGTGCCGTAAATCGTATGGGCGAACCCATGTCCCTATTTGTCTACTATACATCTCCATTCTGTCGCCCCATGTGTGACGGTTTAACGGGGTCCCCTCGCAGCTACAGAATACGGGCGTTTTCATTCTCCATTCGGGATGCCTTGCTGCTATTAATTCTTTGATTGCCTTAGCTGTCACAGGTGATATGGGTAGCGTTCTGCTGTTCGTAGTTTTGGCAACTTCGGCACGGACGTGAACTTCCAAGGACCGCAAATTAATGTCATCTGTGAGTAAAGACAATGCCTCTTTGGGACGAATACCGGTATCCAAAGTTAAAAGGATCATAGCATGATCTCTGAGACCCGCAAAGGTGCTGGTATCGGGCTGCTTTATTAACCGGCTCAATGTTTCCTCATCAAGGTTTACAATTCTACTTTCGGCCTTCCGCCTTTTAAACCCGGCCAATGGGTTCTCTGTTAGGTATCCCTCGTCAACGCACCAGTTAAAGAAAGCCCGGAGGTACGCCAGCCTTAAATTAAAGGTCGCGGGTTTTATGGGTTCGGACATATACTCGTAAATAGCAGGTTTTATCTTCTTCGAATTAAATGCCTGGGGATGGCGTTTGAAGAAAATATTTGCATGGGTGCGGTAATCTCTTATTGTTGTCTCGCTCAATCCCTGTGCCTGCTTCCAGAGTAAAAAACTTTGCAGTGCTTCTTTCCACTGTTCGGTTTTGGGTGTTGATTTTTTCTTTGCTACGGACGAAACTCGCTTTTTCGCCATAATATAAAAATCCTCCTTCGCTGCTGTAGTATTTACTGACGAGCAGTGAAAAGGAGGAAATCCAGTGCGTTTGAGCCAGCCTCACTGGACAAATGTTTTTTTGAGGCTGTAGCAAATATTTGTTCGGGGACCGCAAAGCCCCGCCATTACTGCTTCTGGTGCGGGCGAGAGGATTTGAACCTCCACGGGAAAATCCCACTGGATCCTAAGTCCAGCGCGTCTGCCGTTCCGCCACGCCCGCATGTGATCATTTTTCATATCTAGATTTGTAATTGGATTGTAGTCCAGGGAATTATTTTTTTATTCCCGTTTGATTTAAGTAAACTGCAACGATTATATTAGCATAGATTGAGCAAAGCGTCAAGATAACGTTGGCTAAAACCGCCACAGGAACTTCTGCCAATTAAAAATGTTTTCGATTGAACAGGCCCGCCAAATTGCACTTATGTATTAAGGGGAAAAGTGTGATATGTCGGATTGTGTCGGATGTTTGAAAATTAGAATATTTTAATCATTGAAAGGGATATAGTGTCGAACCGAGTATAATGTAGAAAGAGAACTATTTAGCTTATTTTTACTTGGTTGGTAATTTAATACAACTAAAACCGGGGCAAACCTGCTGAAAGGTGGGGACGCAAAGTACTGGGCCTAAAACAATGATGTTATGGTTGCCAGGCTGCTTAAATATTCTTATTTTCTAGCGGTCTTGTCGGCCGCTTTTTTATATCTTGCAGGAGGGGATTTTAATCTAATATATAATGAAAAAGCATTATCTCATAGTATAGGGGGCGCTCTTTACACAATAAGAGTTCTGGGTGGTTGTAGAGTCTAATTTGTAATCTGCTATATATGGCTGGCTTTGCACGTATCCTAAACAAAGAGGACAAGCTTGCTGAAGAGGAGTTCAGAATTATCCGATTGCATCCACTGATGGGAGCAAAATTGATCAAGGCCGCTTTTTTGTGGAAAGTGCAATCAAAACTTAGTTCAACTGCAGATGTTTTTTAGTTCTAAGGAGGAAGCTAATTGGGCACAAACAACCAGATAGTAATTATGAGCTTAAATGACCAGAGATACGCCTTACCGATTAATAATGTATCAGAAATAATAAGAGTAATGGAAGTAATCAAAGTCCCAAATATGCGGGACTACTGCACAGGGATAATAAACCTAAGGGGCTCTGTTGTGCCTGTTATAAGTTTGGGACTGCGCCTTGGATTGGGGGAAAGTGAATTAACCAAGGATTCACGTGTCATTGTCGTTGAGCAGAATGGTCATAAGCTAGGCCTGACCGTTGACAGTGTTTATTCAGTAACTGAATTTTCGCAGGAACAAATGGAAGAACCGGAATCACTAGGCGATACGGAACAATTCATAAAGGGCGTTATTCATCTAGACAATAATATGGTTTTATTTTTGGATCTAGATAAAGTATCCTCTTAAAAGTAGTGAAAAAAGAAAGGAAGTAATAAACTATGAAGGGCATTAAACTGGGATTTAACATAAGCAGCCTAAAGACAAAATTAGCACTTATATTAATCATTGTTACTGCGCTAATTCTAACCGGATTATCTTATTTTAACTATACCCGGGCATCTTCAATTCTTTCTACTGAAATTGAAGATGCCGCCCTGGCTGGAGCACGCCACAATGCAGAGATTGTTACCAACTGGCTAACTGGCATACAAAATGAGGTTGTTTCTCTGGTGGTTACGCCTGCTATCAAGAGTATGGATTGGGAAAAACAGCTTCCGGTACTGCAAGTAGTAGCCGATAAACACGATGACTACGAAATGTTTGTGGTGGGTGATGTTAAAGGTGTTGCCCATACTACAACCAGCGGCAACCAAGAATTTGATATATCAGACAGGCAATATTTTAATGACGTAATGCAAACCAAGGAAGTAGTAATCTCAGACCCAATCATAAGTAAATCATCAAATCAGCTGGTGGTTACCATTGCCGCTCCCGTCTATAATGAGGAAATTACTGCCCCGGTTGGTTTAGTTGCGGCCACAGTAACACTTGAATACCTACAGGAACTAGTTAAAGAAATGAACATTGGTGGCAGTGGTTACGGGGGTATTGTCAACCATGATTTAACAATGATTGCCCACCCGGACAAACAGTGGATTAACAACACAAAGATATGGGACTTAGATGCTGATCTTAAGAAACTGGCCGAGAAAGCTGCTGCTGGTGAAGAAGGCCTCGGGCGATACACTCTTGAAGGCGAAAGTAAAGAACTAGCTTATGCCCCTATAGAACTAGCCGAATGGTCGGTATTTATGGCAGCCGGTACGGATGATGTTATGGCTCCATTAAGTGAGATTCGGAATTTGGCTGTATCATTTACAATAGGCTCAATCTTGATCATGCTGCTTGTTTCAATTGCAATTGCCAGTTACATAGCCAAGCCTATCGTTTCTTTAGGTAAAACAGCAGAAGCAATAGCAAGCGGTGACCTAACTGCAAAAGTTGACACCGGCCGCAAAAGCAACGATGAAATTGGAGGACTAGCTAATTCCTTTGAAAAAATGGTCGAGAACCTAAAGTCCATGCTAACCAGGGTTCAGGGCACTTCCGATAAGCTGGCTTCACACAGCCAGGAACTGGCCTCCTCCAGTGAAGAGGTAAGCGCCACCGTGGAGGAAGTAGCCAGCACCACTAACGAAGTGGCAGCCACATCGGGGCAGGGTGCTGAAAACGCTGAAGGGGCCGCTAAAGAATCTGAACAGGTGCAGCAGGTAGCGGAGGAAGGAAACAAGGCTGTACAGGAAACGGTTGAGAAAATGCAATCAATATCTGATTCCTCACAAAATGTTGCCACTGCTGTTAAAAACCTGGGTGAGCAGTCCAATCAAATAGGTGAAATAATTAGCACTATTACCAACATCGCAGACCAAACCAACCTCCTTGCCCTAAATGCCGCCATTGAAGCAGCCCGGGCCGGAGAACACGGGCGAGGATTTGCCGTGGTGGCTGAGGAAGTACGTAAGCTAGCTGAACAGTCTGCTGGTGCTGCCGGTGAAATCACAGGCTTGATTGAAAAAATACAGGTCGGTGTAGGTGAGGCAGTTACAGCTATTGATGGTAGTGTGGTGGAAGTCGACGACGGAGTGCAGGTAGCCAACAACGCCGGCGCCTCTTTAGAGCAAATCATTAAAGCCATAGAAAAGAATACAGCTGTAATTCAAGATGTTGCTACCGGTTCCGGCCAGGCCAATGAGGGTATGCAGCAGCTGTCCGCGTCAAACGAACAGATAACATCTACAGTGCAGCAGATTTCCAGCGCAGCTCAGGAACTGGCCAACATTGCAGGAGAACTCCAAAATGAAGTGGTCAAGTTTAAGTTAGATGGTGCTAGCCATGATCAAAATTATAATAACAACGAAGTAGATAATACTGAAAATACTAGCCCAAAAGAAAATAAATAAAGATTATCAATTGTCTCTCCACTAAACAGATTTTCAAAAGCCCCTGAGGGAAATTTGCCCAGGGGCCTTTTAAATCGTGAAGATATCTAGTTGGAGAAAATAGTGCCATCAGGGCTAATAAGCCACTGCATTGGATTATTCTCTATCATATCTTGTCTTTTTCTATATCATATTGTATAATTATACCTTGGTATAAACTGCCACGCTATTCCTCTCACCCCAGTTTTAATCCATTCTGCCTCAGGCCTGTTTTTTAAATCAATTCTTTAATCCACCTCAAACTTAATGGTTTAAAAACCCTGTTGGATAAATGTATAGAATATCTTACACAAGGAGGTGCAAGTATTTTCTCGGCTTTTTTATCAAATACTTACTTAAAATGTAGAATTGTTACCTTAAAGGAGGTCTATTAATTGAAGAAAACTATTAAGATTTTATTGTTAGCCACCATTTTGATCATAAGTACCTTGCCGGCACTTGGCTGTGCGGGTGGTGGGGAAGAGGCCAAAAAGGATAAGGTGATCAAGATTGGCCATGCTCCTTACGATTATGAAGTGCCTGTCATCGAAATAACCAAGCAAATTGCAGCAGAAAAGGGTTATGAAGTAGATGTTGTGGAAGGTGATATTGGTTTTATGTTTTTATCGCTGGTACAGGGGGATATTGATATCTGGCCAGGCATATGGCTACCCTCCATTCATAAATCCTACCAGGAGAAGTACAAAGACCAGTATGAACTGGGCAGCGCTATTTTTAAAGACGCTCCCATCGGATGGGGATTACCGAAATATGTTGATGTGGATTCCACTGCCGATTTAAAGGGAAATGAAAGCGCTGTTGACGGTAAACTGGTGGGTTTTGAGCCGGGCTCAGGCATGATGCTGGTCTCCGAGGAGATCATCGATGGCTACGATCTCGACATAGATTTAGTTCCGGGCACATTATCCGCCATGATGGCTGAGGTGGACTATTCGATTGAGCATAAAGAGCCAATTCTTTTCCTGGCTTGGCGTCCCCATACTATGATGCGTAAATATGATATTAAAATTTTAGATGATCCCAAAGGATACTGGGAATATGACACCGAATACTGGGGAATTCGTGAAGGATTTAAGGATAAATCCCCTGAGATATATAACTTTGTCAATAATTTTAAGATGAGTATTGACGAGACTGAAGAGTTCCTGTATGCGTACCAGGAGCAGGATAAGGATGCCGAAGATCTAGCCAAAAGCTGGATTGAAGATAACCGCTCTAAAATAGATTCCTGGCTTGAAGAGTAAGTGTGCCCCCTTCTTAAAGGAGCTTTTACATGAACATTATTGAAGTGCAGAACCTTTATAAAATATTTGGTAAAAAAACAAAAAAAGCCCTGGAAATGATATCTCAAGGTTATAGCAAAGAAGATATCCTGGCAGATACAGGCCAAACTGTAGGAATTAACAATGTATCCTTCACAGTTAAAGCCGGGGAGTCTTTTGTAGTCATGGGACTATCGGGCAGCGGGAAGTCCACCCTGATACGCTGTTTGAACCGCTTAATTGAGCCTACTTCCGGGCATGTTTTGATTGAGGGTAAGGACATCACTAATATGGATGTAG is drawn from Bacillota bacterium and contains these coding sequences:
- a CDS encoding recombinase XerC; this encodes MFEQFIESLRQQGKSELTLRQYRSDWNRFYRWIQSETGELTDGQEVTQLDVANFKRWASQHYKPRTVSLNLVHLSVYYRWLVNQGVIPDNPCDNVDPVTVQQTAPKWLSRNEQNTLVRAVRKHGNARELAIITVLLHTGIRVQELCDLRLRDVQLGERKGQLIVQNGKGGKYRVIPLNLDARKVLQDYLSERQSDSHYVFITQRSPKMTPRAVQFILAKYSLLTGIEVTPHILRHSFCHELAVRNVPLDVIARLAGHTKKDGTPNLAMVTRYTMPSQDDLARAVEQLSWK
- a CDS encoding helix-turn-helix transcriptional regulator, with translation MRLTGGLIRLLRVSKQLKQKEFSERLGISITQLSFIENGIKPITPDLEARIRKVYAVDDAVLTVLAMLDHFGKEGRKNDAKNAE
- a CDS encoding site-specific integrase, whose amino-acid sequence is MAKKRVSSVAKKKSTPKTEQWKEALQSFLLWKQAQGLSETTIRDYRTHANIFFKRHPQAFNSKKIKPAIYEYMSEPIKPATFNLRLAYLRAFFNWCVDEGYLTENPLAGFKRRKAESRIVNLDEETLSRLIKQPDTSTFAGLRDHAMILLTLDTGIRPKEALSLLTDDINLRSLEVHVRAEVAKTTNSRTLPISPVTAKAIKELIAARHPEWRMKTPVFCSCEGTPLNRHTWGDRMEMYSRQIGTWVRPYDLRHAFALQYLRNGGHALSLQRLMGHADLTMTRRYVALTQGDLRQQHTLASPLNTLAPQKKRVRKAKAN
- a CDS encoding purine-binding chemotaxis protein CheW; this encodes MGTNNQIVIMSLNDQRYALPINNVSEIIRVMEVIKVPNMRDYCTGIINLRGSVVPVISLGLRLGLGESELTKDSRVIVVEQNGHKLGLTVDSVYSVTEFSQEQMEEPESLGDTEQFIKGVIHLDNNMVLFLDLDKVSS
- a CDS encoding methyl-accepting chemotaxis protein, encoding MKGIKLGFNISSLKTKLALILIIVTALILTGLSYFNYTRASSILSTEIEDAALAGARHNAEIVTNWLTGIQNEVVSLVVTPAIKSMDWEKQLPVLQVVADKHDDYEMFVVGDVKGVAHTTTSGNQEFDISDRQYFNDVMQTKEVVISDPIISKSSNQLVVTIAAPVYNEEITAPVGLVAATVTLEYLQELVKEMNIGGSGYGGIVNHDLTMIAHPDKQWINNTKIWDLDADLKKLAEKAAAGEEGLGRYTLEGESKELAYAPIELAEWSVFMAAGTDDVMAPLSEIRNLAVSFTIGSILIMLLVSIAIASYIAKPIVSLGKTAEAIASGDLTAKVDTGRKSNDEIGGLANSFEKMVENLKSMLTRVQGTSDKLASHSQELASSSEEVSATVEEVASTTNEVAATSGQGAENAEGAAKESEQVQQVAEEGNKAVQETVEKMQSISDSSQNVATAVKNLGEQSNQIGEIISTITNIADQTNLLALNAAIEAARAGEHGRGFAVVAEEVRKLAEQSAGAAGEITGLIEKIQVGVGEAVTAIDGSVVEVDDGVQVANNAGASLEQIIKAIEKNTAVIQDVATGSGQANEGMQQLSASNEQITSTVQQISSAAQELANIAGELQNEVVKFKLDGASHDQNYNNNEVDNTENTSPKENK
- a CDS encoding glycine betaine ABC transporter substrate-binding protein → MKKTIKILLLATILIISTLPALGCAGGGEEAKKDKVIKIGHAPYDYEVPVIEITKQIAAEKGYEVDVVEGDIGFMFLSLVQGDIDIWPGIWLPSIHKSYQEKYKDQYELGSAIFKDAPIGWGLPKYVDVDSTADLKGNESAVDGKLVGFEPGSGMMLVSEEIIDGYDLDIDLVPGTLSAMMAEVDYSIEHKEPILFLAWRPHTMMRKYDIKILDDPKGYWEYDTEYWGIREGFKDKSPEIYNFVNNFKMSIDETEEFLYAYQEQDKDAEDLAKSWIEDNRSKIDSWLEE